The Kribbella sp. HUAS MG21 genome includes the window TTACGCGCTTGCCGACGGGTTCTACCGGCTGCGTGTCCGCAAGCTGTCACCCCTGGTCGGCCGTGGAGTGCGTGACCTCGACCTCACGCCGTACCCCGGGGTGTCGATCGTCGGCGTACAGGACGGCGACGGGCAGTACCGCGTCGACGCAGCCCTCGCCGTTGACGACGTACTCGTGGTGACCGGGCCGACCGAGCAGGTACGGCGCCTCACCGCTGACACCCGGCTGACCGTGAGTACGACGCCTGCCGGCGCCGACGACCTGATCGGCCGTGAGGCGGGGGTCGTCGAGGCGGTGGTCCCACCGCGCTCGTCGCTGGTCGGCGAGACGGTGTTCCCCGGGATGCACCGCGGACCGGACCTGGTGATCGTCGCCGTGCAGCGGATGGGCAAGGACCGCGGCAACAAGCCGACCCAGCTGGCTGAAGGGGACGCGTTGCTGGTGCACGGCGCCTGGTCGGCGCTGGACGAGCTCACGCGTGACCGGGACGTGCTGCTGGTGGACTCGCCGGAGCTGGTACGGCGCCAGGCGGTGCCTTGGGGACCCAAAGCCTCGACCGCCGTCGCGATCCTGGCGGCGATGGTCGTGCTGCTCGCGACCGGCGCGGTGCCGCCGGCGATGGCAGGACTGCTGGCCGCGCTGGCGATGGTGCTGACCCGGGTCGTGCGGCCCGCTCAGGCGTACCGCGCGATCTCCTGGCAGATCGTCGTACTGATCGGCGGCCTGATCCCGTTGTCGGCCGCGATCGGATCCAGCGGCGGCGCCGACCGGATCGCGGACCTGATCATCGACGCGATCGGCCCGGGCCACCCGTACTTGTTGCTGCTGGCACTGTTCGGCCTCACCGCGCTGCTGGGTCAGGTCGTGAGCAACACCGCGACAGTGCTGATCGTGGCGCCGATCGCGGTGGCCGCCGCCCAGGGAACCGGTACGTCGGTGCAGCCGGTGCTGATGCTCGTCGCGGTAGCGGGTGCGGCCGCCTTGCTGACCCCGATCTCCACGCCCGCGAACATGATGATCATGAGCCCGGCGGGCTACCGGTTCGGCGACTACTGGAAGCTCGGTCTGCCGATCATGGCGTGGTGGTTGCTCACGGCATTGACCGTCATCCCGCTGGTCTGGTCGTTCTGAGATGGCTGACCGGTACGTCTCCACCGGCGGCCTGCCGTCCCCGGCGGCGGTCGGCGACCTGGTGCGGACGGCGTACGAACGGTTCGCCGGTGTGCACGACGGGACGGTGAGCGAGGTCTATCCGGCGCTGGCCGACGCCGACCCGGAAGCGTTCGGCGTCTGTGTGGTGGCGACGGACGGGAGGTCGTTCGAGGCGGGGGAGTCGCGGCGGCCGTTCACGATCATGAGCGTCGCCAAGCCGTTCGTGTTCGCGCTGGTGTGTCAGGCGGTCGGTGCCGGCGCCGTCCGGACGCTCGTCGGCGTGAACGCGACCGGGCTGCCGTTCAACTCGGTGAAGGCGGTCGAGCAGTCGGCGGCGGGGCGGACCAATCCGATGGTGAAGGCTGGGGCGATCGCGACGACCAGCCTGGTCCCGGGCGCTTCCGTGGACGAGCGGTGGCAGTTCATCGCCGACGGGCTGAGCCGGTTCGCGGGCCGCCGGCTCACGCTGGACACGACCGTGCTGACCTCGGCGCTGGCGACGAACCACCGGAACCGCGCGGTCGCGGCCCTGCTTAGGAGCATGGACGGCCTGGCCGGCGACCCGGCCGCGGCGACCGAGCTCTACACCCGGCAGAGCTGCTTGTCGGTCACTGCGGCCGACCTGGCGGCGATGGGGGCGACGCTCGCGGACGGCGGTGTGTGTCCGACCACCCGGCAGCGGGTCGTGGACGCCGACGTGGCGCGGATGACGCTCGGGGTGATGACGATCGCCGGGTTGTACGAGCTTTCCGGGGACTGGCTGCTCGATGTCGGTGTGCCGGGCAAGAGCGGCATCGGCGGCGGCATGGTGACCGTCTCGCCCGGCAAGGGTGCCCTGGGGACGTTCGGTCCCCGACTGGATGCGGCGGGCAACAGTGTGCGTGGGCGGCTGGCCGCGGAGTTCTTGTCGCGGCAGCTCGGCCTGGACCTGCTGGCATCCGTTCCGGTTCGCTAGCGGTTACTGCGCCGCGGCCAGCGTGAGCGTGGCGTCGCCCGCCGTGCCCGCGCGTTGGTATCTCAGCTCGATCGTGTCTCCGGCCGCGCGGGTGAGCGTCGCCACGACGATCTGTTCGCTGCTGACCGCGGGCTTGCCGTCGATCTCCGTGATGACGTCACCCTTGCGCAGGCCCGCCTTCGCGGCGGGGCCCTCGGCCGCGAGGACGAACAGGCCGGCCGGTGCGCCGGTGGCCTTCGCGACCGCGGGCGGAATCTCCTGCACCTGCAGGCCGGTCGTCGGATGCCCCGGCTTGCCGGTGGCGATCAGCTGGTCGGCGATCGGCTTGGCCAGGTCGATCGGGATCGCGAAGCCGAGGCCGACGCTGCCGCCGCCGCCCACCCCGACCGCGTTCGGCACGGTGGCGATCGCGGCGTTGACGCCGACGAGCCGCCCGGCGCAGTCCACCAGGGCGCCGCCGCTGTTGCCGGGGTTGATCGCGGCGTCGGTCTGGATCGCGCCGACCAGGTGATGGGTCACGCCGTCGCCCGGCACCGGAACGTACCGGTCGAGCGCGCTGACGATGCCGGAGGTGACGGTGCTGCTGAGGCCGAGCGGGGCACCGAGCGCGACCACCGGCTGGCCGACCTCGAGGTCTGCCGACGACCCGAGCCCGATCGTCGGGAAGCCCTCGGCGCCGTCGGCGGCCTTGAGGACCGCCAGGTCGGTACTGGGATCGCGGCCGACGATCGTCGCGGCCGAGGTGGAACCGTCGCTGTACTGGACGGAGACCGTGCCGCCGCCCGCCGCGACCGAGATGACGTGGTCGTTGGTCAGGATGTAGCCGCCCTGCCGGATGACCTGGCCGGACCCGGTGCCCGCCTGCGCGCCGCGCTGCGCCGAGATCGTGACGACCGCCGGCAGGACCTGTTCCGCCACCGGCACTGCCGCGCACATCGCCGTACCGCGATCCGCCGGGCTGCCGGCTGCCGAGGCCGTGGAATCGCCGCGCCGGGCCAGGACGAAGATCAGGACGGTGACGAGCGCGCCGACGACCAGGCCGGCCAGGGCGGGCACCAGCTGCCGGCGCCCGAGCCGGGGGAGGCTGCGAGCCGGCTCGGGTGCGGGCGCCGGTGGTGGACTGCCGGCCTGGACCATCTCGACCTCCGCTGCTCCCGCTCAGGATTCGGAGCGCGCCGGTGGCAGGTCGTGCTCCAGGCCCTTCTCGCCGTTGTGAGCATAGGTTCGCGGCGCGCCCGGTAGTTCCCCTGATCCGGGTGACCGCCGCGTGCTCCTGTCGAAGTACAGGTACGCCACGGCCGCGGCCGCGACCGGCATCGCCACCGCGAAGAGGATCGACGACACCACGTTGATCAGCGTCGGCGACCAGTCGGTCGCCAGCAGCAGCACGATGCCCGCGATCGGCCCGGCGGCCAGGCCGAGTCCGACGACGATCGCCAGCGGTACGGCGGTCCGCCACCACCTGCCACTGACCAGCTCACGGCTGCGGCGGAGCGCCGTACCGCCGGAGAGGTTCTCGGCGACCAGGGCCTGGACGACGAACGCGCGGCTGACGGCGTAGTAGATCGCCAGCGGGATCGTGGCGACGAAGATCGTCAGCACGAACAGCACCACGACGTACTGAGTGGCGACGCGGACGAGCGGTCCGCGGATCGACACCACGTGCAGCAGCGCGGCCGAGGCCGTGACCGGGACTCCGCGGTCCAACTGGTCGAGGGTCCGGATCACCGCCGCCAGGAGCACGGTGTACGTCGCGATGGTGAGGATCGTGATCGCGAGCGCGAGCAGTGACGCCCAGAAGCCGGTCGCGTTCTCGGTCGGTGCGCCGAGGTCGGCCGGTGCGTCCCGGCGCTCCGCCTGGAGCCGCGCCAGGGTCACCGTGACCAGACTCAGCACGGCGAACGCCGCGGCGAACCCGCCGAACAGCGCCGGTCGGCGGCGGAACAGCTGGATCGCGGCCGCCACTGATTGGCCCCAGGCCCGCTCGCTGCGCGCGGGAAGCGGGACGGCGTCGGACCAGCGTGTTCGGCTCGCGGCGAGCCACACGAGTGCTGCCGCGGCGGCGAGCAGCAGGCCGAGCAGCCACGTCCGGTCGAGGGTTTCGCGGAGCAGGTTCGACCCGGTGGCGACGGCGGTGCAGAAGGCGTCGGTGCTGCTCGGGCCCAGCAGCGTGCCGGCCGGTACCACGGTGCTGTCGTCGCGCCAGGTCGCCTCGGCGTCCTGGATGGGAGCGGTCCACGACGCCTTCATGTTCGGCCCCGTCGGACCGTCGAAGAACGACCGCTGCCGCTCACCCCACCGGCCTTGGAACGCCAGCCACGGATACTCCTGGAGGTAGTCCGCCGACCGCATCGGGACATACGCGACCCGTGGCCTGATCGGGGGCAGCGGGTCGGTCGTGTCGTCACAGCCCAGCCCCTCGGAGCCGCGCCCGAGGTACAGCCGCCGGCCGAACTTGTTCGCGTGCGACCCCGCCGCCGGGTAGACGACCGGATGTGTCCCGTCGACGAGCTCGAGCTTGGCATCCCCCCAGCGCGCCCGCTCGGCCCCGCCGTGCTGGCTGTAGCCGACGGCGGTCGGTTCCGTGGCCAGGGCCGCTTCCGGGGTGGCGGCGTCGAACACGAGCCGGATCGACTCCCAGTCTCCTTCGTGCGTGTTGTTGTAGTCGTTGAAGACGTAGAAGAACCAGTACTCGAGCGACAGCTGCTCCGGGAACGCCGGATCCGCGGCCACGTGTGCGTAGACGGTCGCCGGGTGGTCGGCGTTGATCCGTGCCGACCAGTCGGCGTAGTCGCAGCCAGGGCGCAGCGGGTCGCCCGGGAAGTCGAGGAAGTGCCCGGGGTAGCGGCGCCCGAGATCGCTGTCCGCGGGCTGGATCTTGATCAGGTCCGGCGGCCGCCACGGACCCCGCAGCGCGACCTCCTGGTTGCCGAGCACCGCCTGCACGTCCGTCGGCCGGAACTGCTCGCCGGTGCAGGACGACGTCTCCTGCTGCATCCTGACGACCGGGGCGTAACGCTCGGCCAGTCGCCGGGCCGCCGCGTCGTCCGGTCCTTCCGCTGCCAGCGCCGTACCGGAGACGGACAGCGCGATCAGGGTCATCAGGGCGAAGGTCACTGCCCTCCGGACGGATGCCGTCATGGCGCCCAGCATGCGCGGACGACGGCGATCGCACACCATCCCGCACCGGCCGTTCCGGACCTCGGCCGGGTCACCCGGTTCGGGTGATCCGCAGTACGTCTCAGGCCTCGTGGGTACGGCGCCACACGACGATCGTGAGCAGTCCGACGAGCACGGGCACGAACTGCACCGCGACCCGCCACACGATCAGCCCCGCCATCAACGCCGTCGCCTCGACCTCGCTGTGCTCGGACACGAAGGTCACGTACGTCGCCTCGAGCACGCCGGCGCCCATCAAGGGCAGGCCGGTCAGCGGATAGACGACCATGAAGCTGCAGGCGAGGAGGACGACGTCGGAGCGGTCCAGCTCGGCGCCGACGAAGGCCATGCAGAGGACGATCAGCCCGGCCTCGACGAGGACCAGGGCGAGCAGGTCGAGGATGGTGAGCCGTCCGCGGCGTCGCATGGTGCCCGCGCTGTGTGCCTGAAACGACACCAGCAGCTCCGCCCAGGCGTCGGGTCCCTTCGTGGTGGGCCGTACCCGGCGCAGCAGGCCGCCGATCAGCCGGCCGACCGCGGCGGCGGTGCGCTCGGCCCGTAAGGCGTAGAGCAGGCCGCCGAGCAGTGCCGCGGCCCCGGCGCCGAAGACCAGCGCCGACCATCCGAACGGTGCGTAGAAGGTGCCGGCGGCCCAGAACAACACGAACCCCAGGAACGGTGCGGCGAGCCTGGCGACGTAGAACAGCAAGGTACTGAGCGTCAGGCCCGACGCGGCGTTCGTGGGGTCGATCTGCCACGAGCGCAGCATGGCCAGCCGGATCATCACGTCGCCCGGCGACGGGGCGAGCGTCGCGACGGCGGTGGCCGCCACGTCGTTGACCATCGCGCGGCCGGCGCTCAGGCCGGGTATGAGCAGCGCGAGTGGTGCCGCGCTGACGAAGCGTCGTACCGCCATCACGACCAGGAGCACCGCGATCTGCCAGACCGCCAGATGGGTGAGGGCGTACCCCACCTCGGACCAGTCCACCCCGCGGAGCAGCCGCAGCAGCAACCAGACGACGACCACGATGAGTGCGATGCGCACGGTCCGCAGCAACGGCTTCGGAAGCCGCCGTCGGTCATGGGTCGGCGTCGGCGTCGACGCGGGGTCGGCCACGCTGCCCAGCCTGCTGATCCGGCGCGCCGCGGCCATCCCACGATCCGGGGGAGACGAGTTCCGCCCCGGCCTCGTCGCCCGGGAAGGGGGATGTTCCGCGCGTCCGGATCCAGGAGAGTCACCGTGAAAGGGGCGTTGCCATGGGCCATTACGTCATTCGCGTACAAGGCAGCTTGTCGCGCGACCTGACGGACGCGTTCCCGTCGCTGAGCGTCGATCCGGAGCCCGCGCAGACCGTGCTGCACGGCTACCTGGCCGACCAGGCCGCGCTCGCCGGCATCCTCAACCACCTCGACACGCTCGGCATCAGCATCCTCGAGGTCCTGCAGGTCCCGGCCCCGCCGTCCCCGGACCGCGAGTGAGTGCCGACTTGTGGCCGGTGGTGGGCGCGGTCCTCCCGCAAGCGCTGGCGATCGCGCTGAGCCCGGTGCCGCTCGTGTGCGTCCTGCTGACGTTGATGACGCCGCGTCCGGTGCGCGCCGCGCTCTGTGTCGCCGTCGGCTGGTACGGCGCGCTGGCGATCGCCACGGCGTTGGTCGTCGTACTCACCGACACGGTCGCCGACTACAGCGCGGAAACGGCTCGCGACGGTGTCGATGTCATCCGGTTGGCGGTCGGAGCCTTGTTCGCCGTACTGGCGGTCCGGTACTGGCGTGCGCGGCCGGCACCCGGTGCGC containing:
- a CDS encoding SLC13 family permease; this encodes MDDGTLSLVILGLTVAVFVWNRLPVDVVALLAAVALWATGVLGFTEVLAGFGDPVVIFIAALFVVSEGIDSTGVTAWAGQAIVRYAGTTRTRLLIAVTGLCAVLSALITLNGAVAALLPLVVMLAVRIGEPPSRMLMPLTFAGSAGSLLMLTGTPVNIIVSEAAADAGEGGFAFFSFALVGVPLVVGTIAVSVLLGPRLLPAARPAHPAVDLALHAETLDVHYALADGFYRLRVRKLSPLVGRGVRDLDLTPYPGVSIVGVQDGDGQYRVDAALAVDDVLVVTGPTEQVRRLTADTRLTVSTTPAGADDLIGREAGVVEAVVPPRSSLVGETVFPGMHRGPDLVIVAVQRMGKDRGNKPTQLAEGDALLVHGAWSALDELTRDRDVLLVDSPELVRRQAVPWGPKASTAVAILAAMVVLLATGAVPPAMAGLLAALAMVLTRVVRPAQAYRAISWQIVVLIGGLIPLSAAIGSSGGADRIADLIIDAIGPGHPYLLLLALFGLTALLGQVVSNTATVLIVAPIAVAAAQGTGTSVQPVLMLVAVAGAAALLTPISTPANMMIMSPAGYRFGDYWKLGLPIMAWWLLTALTVIPLVWSF
- the glsA gene encoding glutaminase A, encoding MADRYVSTGGLPSPAAVGDLVRTAYERFAGVHDGTVSEVYPALADADPEAFGVCVVATDGRSFEAGESRRPFTIMSVAKPFVFALVCQAVGAGAVRTLVGVNATGLPFNSVKAVEQSAAGRTNPMVKAGAIATTSLVPGASVDERWQFIADGLSRFAGRRLTLDTTVLTSALATNHRNRAVAALLRSMDGLAGDPAAATELYTRQSCLSVTAADLAAMGATLADGGVCPTTRQRVVDADVARMTLGVMTIAGLYELSGDWLLDVGVPGKSGIGGGMVTVSPGKGALGTFGPRLDAAGNSVRGRLAAEFLSRQLGLDLLASVPVR
- a CDS encoding trypsin-like peptidase domain-containing protein codes for the protein MVQAGSPPPAPAPEPARSLPRLGRRQLVPALAGLVVGALVTVLIFVLARRGDSTASAAGSPADRGTAMCAAVPVAEQVLPAVVTISAQRGAQAGTGSGQVIRQGGYILTNDHVISVAAGGGTVSVQYSDGSTSAATIVGRDPSTDLAVLKAADGAEGFPTIGLGSSADLEVGQPVVALGAPLGLSSTVTSGIVSALDRYVPVPGDGVTHHLVGAIQTDAAINPGNSGGALVDCAGRLVGVNAAIATVPNAVGVGGGGSVGLGFAIPIDLAKPIADQLIATGKPGHPTTGLQVQEIPPAVAKATGAPAGLFVLAAEGPAAKAGLRKGDVITEIDGKPAVSSEQIVVATLTRAAGDTIELRYQRAGTAGDATLTLAAAQ
- a CDS encoding lysylphosphatidylglycerol synthase domain-containing protein; its protein translation is MAAARRISRLGSVADPASTPTPTHDRRRLPKPLLRTVRIALIVVVVWLLLRLLRGVDWSEVGYALTHLAVWQIAVLLVVMAVRRFVSAAPLALLIPGLSAGRAMVNDVAATAVATLAPSPGDVMIRLAMLRSWQIDPTNAASGLTLSTLLFYVARLAAPFLGFVLFWAAGTFYAPFGWSALVFGAGAAALLGGLLYALRAERTAAAVGRLIGGLLRRVRPTTKGPDAWAELLVSFQAHSAGTMRRRGRLTILDLLALVLVEAGLIVLCMAFVGAELDRSDVVLLACSFMVVYPLTGLPLMGAGVLEATYVTFVSEHSEVEATALMAGLIVWRVAVQFVPVLVGLLTIVVWRRTHEA